From Halichoerus grypus chromosome 6, mHalGry1.hap1.1, whole genome shotgun sequence, one genomic window encodes:
- the TMEM130 gene encoding transmembrane protein 130 isoform X2: MAPALWPRLSRVLWLACLLPLAPARVAAGLYELHLTTDGPATTGAEVTITASLVASDNGSLVLPTSTRLYHFHWIHTPLLLTGKTDEAFSSTIRAVGTVPGDFPVSVWVTAADCWTCQPVARSLLVLPITELLVGNLVVTQNTSLPWPSSYLTKTVLKVSFLLHDPSNFFKTASFLYNWDFGDGTQMVTEDAMVYYNYSIIGTFTVKLKVVAEWEQATQNAGKGIMQKTGDFSASLKLQETLRGIQVLGPTLIQTFQKMTVTLNFLGSPPLTVCWRLKPECLPLEEGECQPVSVASTAYNLTHTFRDPGDYCFSIRAENVISKTHQYHRIQVWPSSIQPAVFAFPCATLITMMLAFIMYMTLRNAAHQKDMVENPEPPAGARCCHHMCCGPVLLDTPSEYLEVVRDNRGLLPPLYKSVKTYTV, from the exons GGCTGTATGAACTCCACCTCACCACCGATGGCCCTGCCACCACGGGGGCAGAGGTGACCATCACAGCCAGCCTGGTGGCCAGTGACAATGGCAGCCTGGTCCTGCCCACCAGCACCCGCCTCTACCACTTCCACTGGATCCATACCCCACTGCTGCTCACAGGGAAGACTGATGAGGCTTTCAGCTCCACCATCCGCGCCGTGGGGACCGTGCCCGGGGACTTCCCGGTCTCCGTCTGGGTCACCGCTGCCGACTGCTGGACGTGCCAGCCTGTGGCGAGGAGCCTCCTTGTCCTCCCCATCACAG AGCTCCTCGTGGGGAACCTCGTTGTCACCCAGAACAcctccctgccctggcccagCTCTTACCTCACCAAGACAGTCCTTAAagtttccttcctcctccacgACCCGAGCAACTTCTTCAAGACGGCCTCATTTCTCTACAACTGGGACTTCGGAGATGG CACCCAGATGGTGACGGAAGATGCTATGGTCTATTACAACTATTCCATCATTGGAACCTTCACCGTGAAGCTCAAGGTGGTGGCCGAGTGGGAACAGGCAACGCAGAACGCTGGGAAGGGCATTATGCAGAAGACAGGCGACTTCTCTGCCTCGCTGAAGCTGCAGG AGACCCTTCGAGGCATCCAGGTCTTGGGGCCCACCCTAATTCAGACCTTCCAAAAGATGACAGTGACCTTGAACTTCCTGGGGAG CCCCCCTCTGACCGTGTGCTGGCGTCTCAAGCCCGAGTGCCTGCCGCTGGAGGAAGGAGAATGCCAGCCCGTGTCGGTGGCCAGCACGGCCTACAACCTGACCCACACCTTCAGGGATCCCGGGGACTACTGCTTCAGCATCCGGGCTGAGAACGTCATCAGTAAGACGCACCAGTACCATAGGATCCAGGTGTGGCCCTCCA GCATCCAGCCGGCTGTCTTTGCTTTCCCGTGTGCCACGCTGATCACCATGATGCTGGCCTTCATCATGTACATGACCCTCCGGAATGCCGCTCACCAGAAGGACATGGTAGAG AACCCCGAGCCGCCCGCCGGGGCCCGGTGCTGTCACCACATGTGCTGTGGGCCCGTCTTGCTGGACACTCCCTCGGAGTACCTGGAAGTTGTCCGCGACAACCGCGGGTTGCTGCCGCCCCTCTACAAATCCGTCAAAACGTACACCGTGTGA
- the TMEM130 gene encoding transmembrane protein 130 isoform X1 translates to MAPALWPRLSRVLWLACLLPLAPARVAAGLYELHLTTDGPATTGAEVTITASLVASDNGSLVLPTSTRLYHFHWIHTPLLLTGKTDEAFSSTIRAVGTVPGDFPVSVWVTAADCWTCQPVARSLLVLPITELLVGNLVVTQNTSLPWPSSYLTKTVLKVSFLLHDPSNFFKTASFLYNWDFGDGTQMVTEDAMVYYNYSIIGTFTVKLKVVAEWEQATQNAGKGIMQKTGDFSASLKLQETLRGIQVLGPTLIQTFQKMTVTLNFLGSPPLTVCWRLKPECLPLEEGECQPVSVASTAYNLTHTFRDPGDYCFSIRAENVISKTHQYHRIQVWPSSIQPAVFAFPCATLITMMLAFIMYMTLRNAAHQKDMVEVADFDFSPMSDKNPEPPAGARCCHHMCCGPVLLDTPSEYLEVVRDNRGLLPPLYKSVKTYTV, encoded by the exons GGCTGTATGAACTCCACCTCACCACCGATGGCCCTGCCACCACGGGGGCAGAGGTGACCATCACAGCCAGCCTGGTGGCCAGTGACAATGGCAGCCTGGTCCTGCCCACCAGCACCCGCCTCTACCACTTCCACTGGATCCATACCCCACTGCTGCTCACAGGGAAGACTGATGAGGCTTTCAGCTCCACCATCCGCGCCGTGGGGACCGTGCCCGGGGACTTCCCGGTCTCCGTCTGGGTCACCGCTGCCGACTGCTGGACGTGCCAGCCTGTGGCGAGGAGCCTCCTTGTCCTCCCCATCACAG AGCTCCTCGTGGGGAACCTCGTTGTCACCCAGAACAcctccctgccctggcccagCTCTTACCTCACCAAGACAGTCCTTAAagtttccttcctcctccacgACCCGAGCAACTTCTTCAAGACGGCCTCATTTCTCTACAACTGGGACTTCGGAGATGG CACCCAGATGGTGACGGAAGATGCTATGGTCTATTACAACTATTCCATCATTGGAACCTTCACCGTGAAGCTCAAGGTGGTGGCCGAGTGGGAACAGGCAACGCAGAACGCTGGGAAGGGCATTATGCAGAAGACAGGCGACTTCTCTGCCTCGCTGAAGCTGCAGG AGACCCTTCGAGGCATCCAGGTCTTGGGGCCCACCCTAATTCAGACCTTCCAAAAGATGACAGTGACCTTGAACTTCCTGGGGAG CCCCCCTCTGACCGTGTGCTGGCGTCTCAAGCCCGAGTGCCTGCCGCTGGAGGAAGGAGAATGCCAGCCCGTGTCGGTGGCCAGCACGGCCTACAACCTGACCCACACCTTCAGGGATCCCGGGGACTACTGCTTCAGCATCCGGGCTGAGAACGTCATCAGTAAGACGCACCAGTACCATAGGATCCAGGTGTGGCCCTCCA GCATCCAGCCGGCTGTCTTTGCTTTCCCGTGTGCCACGCTGATCACCATGATGCTGGCCTTCATCATGTACATGACCCTCCGGAATGCCGCTCACCAGAAGGACATGGTAGAG GTGGCTGATTTTGACTTTTCCCCCATGTCTGACAAGAACCCCGAGCCGCCCGCCGGGGCCCGGTGCTGTCACCACATGTGCTGTGGGCCCGTCTTGCTGGACACTCCCTCGGAGTACCTGGAAGTTGTCCGCGACAACCGCGGGTTGCTGCCGCCCCTCTACAAATCCGTCAAAACGTACACCGTGTGA